In Gemmata obscuriglobus, a single genomic region encodes these proteins:
- a CDS encoding YsnF/AvaK domain-containing protein has product MPTRKKHTATVGVFESKGRAEQAIEDLKAAGFDEAKIGLVYKNENGETVTDGAAGDTYAEEGAVAGAAVGAGAMALGSLAVSLGVIPVIGPVLAVGPLAAALLSAGAGAAAGGIAGALVGWGVPEEDAEYYQNEVQSGRYLVTVEANGRALEARDIMHRRSGFDRTGWGAVRADRANLVADGEFRSEDGRVIQLREEELRAKKDTIETGRVKVRKEVHTEQKQITVPVEREEVVVERRPASGRAASAEMNAEEIRIPVKEERVRVTKEPVVTEEVTVGTRKVRENKTVSGTVRKEEAVVESEGDATVHQSVKPGSRKS; this is encoded by the coding sequence ATGCCAACGCGCAAGAAGCACACCGCCACCGTCGGCGTGTTCGAGTCGAAGGGCCGCGCCGAGCAGGCCATTGAGGATCTCAAGGCCGCTGGGTTCGATGAGGCCAAGATCGGGCTCGTCTACAAGAACGAGAACGGTGAAACTGTGACCGACGGAGCGGCCGGCGACACGTACGCCGAAGAGGGTGCAGTTGCAGGGGCCGCCGTTGGCGCCGGGGCCATGGCGCTCGGTTCCTTGGCCGTATCGCTCGGGGTGATTCCGGTGATCGGCCCGGTGCTGGCCGTCGGGCCACTGGCCGCGGCCCTGCTCAGTGCCGGTGCCGGGGCGGCTGCGGGTGGCATCGCGGGCGCGCTGGTCGGATGGGGCGTCCCGGAAGAGGATGCCGAGTACTACCAGAACGAAGTACAAAGCGGCCGGTACCTCGTGACCGTTGAAGCCAACGGGCGCGCGCTCGAGGCACGTGACATCATGCACCGTCGCAGCGGGTTCGATCGCACCGGTTGGGGCGCGGTCCGGGCCGACCGGGCCAACCTGGTGGCCGACGGCGAGTTCCGTTCGGAAGACGGGCGTGTGATCCAACTCCGCGAGGAGGAGTTGCGGGCCAAGAAGGACACGATCGAAACCGGGCGGGTGAAAGTGCGCAAGGAGGTTCACACGGAGCAGAAGCAGATCACCGTCCCGGTCGAGCGCGAGGAAGTGGTCGTCGAGCGCCGCCCGGCAAGTGGTCGTGCGGCGTCCGCCGAAATGAACGCCGAAGAGATTCGCATCCCGGTGAAGGAAGAGCGGGTTCGCGTCACCAAAGAGCCGGTCGTCACCGAGGAGGTGACTGTCGGCACGCGGAAAGTGCGAGAGAACAAGACCGTTAGCGGAACCGTTCGCAAGGAAGAGGCGGTGGTCGAGTCCGAGGGCGACGCGACCGTCCACCAAAGCGTTAAGCCGGGAAGCCGGAAGTCATAG